From a single Columba livia isolate bColLiv1 breed racing homer chromosome 19, bColLiv1.pat.W.v2, whole genome shotgun sequence genomic region:
- the SEC16A gene encoding protein transport protein Sec16A isoform X6, with product MQQPPQPVPAGAAAPPPAGIARNMYWRNSSLGKRGNAPAAPVQPVTDPFAFGRQTPQGSPLDNPSKGNALVMQGSSPAGFPQPAVLHASPSHAGDNPHGPHTSLSAPVSQPGINTSSFSNVPIPSPSPGYVINSTAEVHPNADLGLHGAAVPLHYNTGAAVENSLGVHPGMVSASNKPGVRQDVSRDPSDVPSGPNATALFPPPPQQPVSQWRPVPGNLQSPVRNFVPHPELSSQTDVQNISQSSVSTSHPPPQTNLQQAPINQGIPQNIMQAPLSVGCEKNGKNGSANSHPMNSIQPGNVFRHNAEMTNAWLNQPYQEQFYPQPPLQDSGFVIPAAQESNPKNQSPDMSGKSNRPIPADRDSGTLSMFFKGDEAENEEILSSEKNYVVEKTEFDACQTNSPSLYHPPMHPQRVATNVLSQAQTGTGSANEMVQRGMDAQYFPKIVSQQETQAAKHSMFAGDDKTRIGDTSGHGGSQYENVENLECIQNQEVLPSEPHNISAAPPAAGPDLYRYGSFPGHALPKNAVVSHAEGGPNLEAPDSLPHPVRPDSVSSNYSNISHRSASSSARPQEQVGTFIQQESGKPDEESSAIFFKQIDSSPLGGDSSELNLSKNYHGNLSQPPTPSPPKPTGVFHTSANSSFEPVRSHGVGIKPAEIDQAKMVVELRENHSNQKSIKKNTAVPVASPGNLEQPPDNLETIFMPQVHPLPLAVTGEAGNMLHSGPTMENLQSVSERRSSTRAQGAVKKCDSPATTLWAHNELPNFGGNVLLAPAAPAVYVPAKQTVEVIQPPEELPSNQQPSKPGTIPVQLSQDGNISSENLENPPKMGEEEALQSQASSGYASLLSSPPTESLQNQPILIAQPNQSYNLAQPINFSISLSNQLSSNENNQPMKDSGVGDKPAMGPQTSHAGGIISGENMPLPAMQVGSPLVNALPNTSLLKHNLLQSPVNSSDTASNQPANLLMKTPPNLAPEGQKNVNMEGFVPEFASKPGSNSSVSPGTYLPSGSANALVSPVNSIVQANNSANHSNSKEAAAGVLDFTVSRTLEKSSASNSVQVHNQSFSGGPVYPQQSAGGAGQVGPEMHDNQHFYQQVTKDVQAVSDRAVQGVLPSPPQMQAAQMQQPPSSGPSSVPLNYQSATGTKVPQVSQQQENQVLNNHPQPAGSQEASSAQPTRYDQTSPDKQPASGQPSGAPPSTTPSTTSQSVTPSAQQDLQRPSLPQTPQEAFGPPQNPYYYYRHPYDAYQPPYPPPYPPADPRTAAHHYYMDDSYGQYDPRYRHYESGTAYVEPGSYRYAEPERPSSRASHCSDRPSSRQGYTEDYYPKSGWSDYYPGYYPNSYDYGDPSRWDHYPSVYDPRYRDPRGYDQRYWYDAEHNPYQKRDGYPYSSRYDRYEDNWRYDPRFAGSFDDESEPHRDPYGDDFDRRSVHSEHSGHSLRSSRSIHSHQSSFSSRSQQPFTDYGYAAEPGWPAVEQAPLRPSTPEKFSVPHICARFGPGGFLIKVLPNLPSEGQPALVEIHSMETMLQHSPEQEEMRAFPGPLAKDDTHKVDVINFAQNKATQCFKNEHLIDKESASLLWDFIVLLCRQNGTVVGTDLAELLLRDHKTVWLPGKSPNEANLIDFTNEALEQVEEESGEAQLSFLTDSLITTIDSLEKETERFRELLLYGRKKDALESAMKHGLWGHALLLASKMDSRTHARVMTRFANSLPINDPLQTVYQLMSGRMPAASTCCGDEKWGDWRPHLAMVLSNLTNNVDLESRTIATMGDTLASKGLLDAAHFCYLMAQVGFGVYTRKTTKLVLIGSNHSLPFFKFATNEAIQRTEAYEYAQSLGTQPGCLPNFQVFKFIYACRLAEMGLAAQAFHYCEVISRTVLKDPHYYSPVLIGQLIQMSSQLRLFDPQIKEKPEQESSIEPSWLVRLRHVDGQIKEGAIAYNTDRSTPPPYACSTPSSELDRASQCDGAGVGRDVGPGAENPLFASLLPNMAQQMQSVQLMPSVPQAVLDGSAAMIPPGDQEPVQSVPFYSVASQSGPGFAPPGFSNPYGIEPSPVYLGSALPPGGPPQEVEPRTEEQTNLETGMQRIAPDSPSQNSFPEQREEDFYGRMASMAPGRRSRSASQSSAHMGYGRRSRTTSESSAHSVGRERSSSVANQPSPPPSAPVGKETKKETKKEPAPRKTGGNWLRWLMGKGKNEAHLPDDKNKSIVWDEQKQRWVNLDEPEEESKPPPPPPTGFPKVPQAVPAGPGGPAGAPVNMFSRRAAGSRARYVDVLNPGGTKSSGAVPAPSDLFAPLAPMPIPANVFVPNSVPGEAQPMEGSGAPEHTPAANQTNADPAEPEYLNSAVLPPGSGLPVSNPDGSQSGELSRSSSMSSLSREVSQHFNQAAAAPPSGGPAAGTVPFYNPSQFAQSPAVTGSSRLGRIGQRKYPTLK from the exons ATGCAGCAGCCtccacagcctgttccagcgggAGCCGCGGCTCCACCTCCTGCAGGCATCGCCCGGAACATGTATTGGAGAAACAGCTCGCTCGGTAAACGAGGAAATGCACCAGCTGCCCCAGTGCAGCCTGTGACAGACCCTTTTGCGTTTGGCAGACAAACTCCACAGGGTTCCCCTTTAGATAATCCATCCAAGGGCAATGCGTTGGTTATGCAAGGCTCTTCCCCGGCAGGGTTTCCGCAGCCAGCTGTTTTGCATGCTTCACCGTCGCATGCAGGGGACAATCCTCATGGACCGCATACATCTTTATCAGCTCCTGTATCTCAACCAGGAATAAACACCAGTTCATTTTCTAATGTTCCAATTCCTTCACCGTCCCCAGGATATGTTATAAATAGTACTGCAGAGGTGCATCCAAATGCAGATCTTGGACTCCATGGGGCTGCAGTACCATTGCATTATAATACAGGAGCAGCAGTTGAAAATTCTCTTGGTGTGCATCCTGGAATGGTGTCTGCGTCAAACAAACCTGGAGTCAGACAAGATGTTAGTAGAGATCCAAGTGATGTTCCTTCAGGACCCAATGCCACAGCACTCTTCCCTCCACCTCCTCAGCAGCCTGTCTCTCAGTGGAGGCCTGTTCCGGGTAACCTGCAGTCTCCGGTTCGAAATTTTGTGCCCCATCCTGAGCTGTCTTCTCAAACTGATGTTCAGAACATTTCTCAGTCTTCTGTTAGCACTTCTCATCCTCCTCCACAGACAAATTTACAGCAGGCTCCTATAAACCAAGGTATTCCACAAAATATCATGCAAGCGCCTTTATCTGTTGGTTGtgaaaagaatgggaaaaatggCTCTGCAAATAGTCACCCCATGAACAGCATCCAGCCTGGAAATGTGTTTAGGCATAACGCAGAAATGACTAACGCTTGGTTAAATCAACCATACCAGGAACAGTTTTATCCACAGCCACCACTGCAAGACTCCGGTTTTGTCATTCCCGCAGCTCAGGAATCTAACCCTAAAAACCAGTCTCCAGATATGTCTGGAAAGTCAAATAGACCTATTCCCGCAGATCGAGATTCAGGAACTCTCTCCATGTTTTTCAAAGGGGATGaggcagaaaatgaagaaatactttcatctgaaaaaaattacgTAGTTGAGAAAACAGAGTTTGATGCGTGTCAGACAAATTCGCCGTCTTTGTATCACCCACCAATGCATCCTCAGCGGGTTGCAACTAATGTTCTCTCTCAGGCGCAGACTGGTACAGGTTCAGCCAATGAGATGGTACAAAGAGgaatggatgcccagtactttCCTAAAATTGTAAGTCAGCAGGAAACACAGGCCGCTAAGCACTCTATGTTTGCTGGTGATGACAAGACACGTATAGGTgacacgtctgggcatggtggGTCACAGTATGAAAACGTTGAGAACCTGGAGTGCATTCAGAATCAAGAAGTGCTGCCGAGCGAACCCCACAACATCAGTGCTGCCCCCCCGGCTGCGGGCCCTGATCTCTACAGATACGGGTCCTTTCCAGGTCACGCGCTTCCCAAGAATGCTGTTGTGAGCCATGCTGAAGGAGGACCAAATTTGGAGGCACCTGATTCATTACCTCACCCTGTCCGACCAGACAGCGTATCTTCAAACTACAGCAACATCAGTCATAGGAGCGCTTCTAGCTCCGCAAGGCCTCAAGAGCAAGTCGGTACATTTATTCAGCAGGAAAGTGGGAAGCCTGATGAAGAATCTTCTGCCATCTTTTTCAAACAGATTGACTCCTCTCCTTTGGGAGGTGATTCAAGTGAGCTAAACCTGAGCAAGAACTACCATGGTAATCTATCCCAGCCTCCAACTCCGAGTCCTCCTAAGCCTACAGGAGTATTTCATACAAGTGCAAATAGTTCTTTTGAACCTGTGAGGTCCCATGGAGTTGGTATCAAACCTGCAGAGATTGACCAAGCAAAGATGGTGGTTGAATTAAGAGAGAACCACTCAAACCAAAAGAGTATCAAGAAGAATACAGCTGTGCCGGTCGCATCCCCAGGCAATCTTGAACAGCCACCAGATAATCTGGAAACTATTTTCATGCCTCAGGtacacccactgccccttgcaGTCACTGGGGAAGCTGGAAATATGTTGCACTCTGGACCTACTATGGAAAACTTGCAATCAGTATCTGAGAGAAGGTCCTCAACAAGAGCTCAGGGGGCAGTTAAGAAGTGTGATAGCCCAGCGACAACTTTGTGGGCTCATAATGAGTTACCCAATTTTGGGGGAAATGTTCttctggctcctgctgctcctgcagtgtACGTACCTGCCAAACAAACTGTGGAAGTCATTCAACCACCAGAAGAACTCCCGTCAAATCAGCAGCCAAGTAAACCAGGGACTATTCCTGTGCAGCTTTCCCAAGATGGAAATATATCCTCTGAAAATCTTGAGAATCCTCCCAAaatgggagaagaggaggcacTTCAGTCTCAGGCAAGTTCCGGTTATGCAAGTTTGTTGTCTTCTCCACCTACAGAGTCTTTGCAAAATCAGCCTATCCTGATTGCTCAGCCTAATCAAAGCTATAACTTGGCTCAGCcaattaatttttctatttctctatCTAATCAGCTCAGCAGCAATGAAAACAATCAGCCAATGAAGGACTCTGGGGTTGGGGACAAGCCTGCAATGGGTCCCCAAACATCACATGCTGGCGGGATAATTTCTGGGGAAAACATGCCATTACCTGCGATGCAAGTTGGATCTCCATTAGTTAATGCACTTCCAAATACTAGTCTATTGAAACATAATTTATTACAAAGCCCTGTTAATTCCTCTGATACTGCTTCTAATCAGCCTGCAAACTTGCTTATGAAAACTCCGCCTAATTTGGCTCCAGAAGGGCAAAAGAATGTTAATATGGAAGGTTTTGTTCCTGAATTTGCTAGCAAGCCAGGGTCTAACTCATCTGTTTCTCCTGGGACTTATCTCCCCAGTGGAAGTGCAAATGCACTAGTGTCCCCTGTTAACTCTATAGTACAGGCTAATAATTCTGCAAATCATTCAAATAGcaaagaagcagctgctggagtgCTCGACTTCACAGTATCACGGACGTTGGAGAAAAGCAGTGCAAGTAATTCTGTACAGGTGCATAATCAGTCATTTTCTGGTGGTCCAGTATATCCTCAACAGtcagctggtggtgctggtcAGGTGGGTCCTGAGATGCATGACAACCAACATTTCTATCAACAGGTGACAAAAGATGTGCAGGCTGTATCAGACAGAGCTGTACAGGGAGTGTTACCATCTCCACCACAAATGCAAGCAGCTCAGATGCAGCAGCCACCATCTTCTGGGCCATCCTCAGTTCCTTTGAACTACCAGAGTGCCACAGGGACTAAAGTCCCGCAGGTGTCGCAGCAGCAAGAGAACCAGGTGCTCAATAACCATCCGCAACCTGCGGGTTCCCAAGAAGCGAGTTCAGCGCAGCCAACAAGGTACGATCAAACGAGTCCTGATAAGCAGCCGGCGTCTGGGCAGCCGTCGGGTGCTCCACCCTCCACAACCCCGTCTACCACCAGCCAGTCGGTCACGCCAAGTGCACAGCAAGACCTGCAGCGTCCGTCCCTGCCGCAGACCCCTCAGGAGGCCTTTGGTCCACCCCAGAACCCTTACTACTACTACAGACATCCTTACGATGCTTACCAGCCTCCGTATCCGCCGCCTTATCCTCCTGCAGACCCCAGAACGGCAGCTCATCATTATTACATG GATGACAGCTACGGGCAGTACGACCCGCGGTACCGACACTATGAGAGCGGCACAGCGTACGTGGAGCCTGGGAGCTACCGCTATGCTGAGCCTGAACGTCCCAGTTCCAGAGCCAGTCACTGCTCCGACCGGCCTTCCTCTAG GCAAGGGTATACTGAAGATTATTATCCAAAAAGTGGATGGAGTGACTATTATCCAGGTTATTACCCAAACTCGTATGATTATGGAG atcCAAGTCGCTGGGACCACTACCCATCAGTGTACGACCCCAGATACAGAGACCCTAGAGGTTATGACCAGAGGTATTGGTATGATGCTGAACATAACCCTTACCAGAAGAGAGATGGATATCCATACAGCAGCAG ATATGACCGATATGAAGATAACTGGAGATACGATCCTCGCTTTGCTGGAAGTTTTGATGATGAATCGGAACCTCATAGAGATCCTTACGGTGATGACTTCGATAGGCGCAGTGTCCACAGTGAGCATTCTGGGCACAGTCTCCGGAGCTCCCGCAGCATTCACAGTCACCAGAGCAGTTTCAGCTCTCGCTCTCAGCAA CCTTTTACAGATTACGGCTACGCGGCTGAACCGGGATGGCCAGCAGTAGAACAAG CACCTTTAAGGCCCTCAACGCCTGAGAAATTTTCAGTGCCTCATATCTGTGCCAGGTTTGGCCCTGGGGGCTTCCTAATAAAAGTGCTGCCAAACCTGCCTTCGGAAGGACAGCCCGCTCTAGTGGAAATACACAGCATGGAG ACTATGTTACAACATTCTCCAGAGCAAGAAGAGATGAGAGCGTTTCCTGGTCCTCTTGCTAA ggaCGACACCCATAAAGTGGATGTGATTAATTTTGCACAAAATAAAGCCACacagtgctttaaaaatgaacatttaatTGACAAAGAATCTGCAAGTCTGCTTTGGGACTTCATTGTACTGTTGTGCAGGCAGAATGGG ACTGTTGTGGGAACAGACCTGGCTGAACTTTTGCTTCGAGATCATAAAACAGTGTGGCTTCCTGGGAAGTCCCCTAATGAGGCAAATTTGATCGATTTCACTAATGAGGCTTTGGAACAAGTGGAAGAAGAATCTGGTGAAGCCCAGCTCTCGTTTCTCACTGATAGTCTCATAACCACCATTGACAGTCTtgagaaagagacagagagatTCAGAGAGCTACTGCTTTATGGCCGCAAGAAG GATGCTTTGGAGTCTGCCATGAAGCATGGTTTGTGGGGTCATGCTCTGCTACTTGCCAGCAAAATGGACAGCAGAACACACGCGAGAGTTATGACCAG ATTTGCCAACAGTCTCCCAATTAACGACCCTCTGCAGACTGTGTACCAGCTCATGTCGGGAAGGATGCCGGCCGCGTCCACG TGCTGTGGAGATGAGAAATGGGGAGACTGGAGGCCTCATCTAGCAATGGTGTTATCCAACTTGACCAATAACGTGGACTTGGAATCCAGGACCATTGCTACCATGGGAGACACTCTTG CTTCCAAAGGCCTGCTGGATGCTGCTCATTTTTGTTACCTTATGGCCCAAGTTGGTTTTGGAGTTTACACAAGGAAGACAACAAAGCTCGTCCTAATTGGATCAAATCATAG CTTGCCATTTTTTAAGTTTGCCACCAATGAAGCCATTCAAAGAACAGAAGCCTATGAATATGCGCAGTCGCTGGGAACTCAGCCTGGCTGCTTGCCCAATTTCCAG GTTTTCAAATTCATCTATGCTTGCCGACTGGCTGAGATGGGACTTGCTGCTCAGGCTTTCCATTATTGTGAAGTGATTTCCAGAACTGTCCTTAAAGATCCACATTACTACTCACCTGTGCTTATTGGCCAACTAATCCAG ATGTCATCACAACTACGGCTGTTTGACCCACagataaaagaaaagccagagcAGGAATCTTCTATAGAACCTTCATGGTTAGTAAGGCTTCGACATGTGGATGGGCAGATCAAG GAGGGTGCAATAGCTTATAACACAGACAGATCCACCCCGCCACCATACGCCTGTAGTACTCCGAGCTCTGAATTAGACCGTGCCAGTCAGTGCGATGGAGCAGGAGTTGGCCGGGACGTGGGTCCAGGTGCTGAAAATCCCCTGTTTGCATCCTTGTTACCCAACATGGCTCAACAGATGCAGAGTGTGCAGCTGATGCCTTCAG TACCTCAGGCTGTCCTTGATGGGTCAGCTGCGATGATTCCTCCTGGTGACCAGGAACCTGTCCAAAGTGTCCCTTTCTATTCAGTGGCTTCTCAGTCAGGACCTGGCTTTGCACCTCCAGGATTTTCAAATCCGTACGGAATTGAACCGTCACCAGTGTATTTAGGGTCAGCGCTACCACCAGGAGGGCCGCCGCAAGAAGTTGAACCACGGACAGAAGAGCAGACAAACCTGGAAACAG gAATGCAGAGAATTGCCCCGGACTCTCCTTCACAAAACTCTTTCCCTGAACAGAGAGAGGAGGATTTCTATGGCAGAATGGCCAGCATG GCACCAGGACGAAGATCCAGATCCGCATCTCAGTCTTCAGCACATATG GGCTACGGACGGAGATCCCGAACAACGTCAGAGTCCTCTGCTCATTCTGTGGGACGAGAGAGATCCAGCTCTGTCGCAAACcagccctctcctcctccctctgctcctgtAGGGAAAGAGactaaaaaagaaaccaaaaaggaGCCAGCACCAAGAAAG actGGTGGAAACTGGCTTCGCTGGCTGATGGGAAAAGGCAAGAATGAAGCTCACCTTCCGGATGACAAGAACAAATCA ATTGTTTGGGATGAACAGAAACAACGCTGGGTTAACCTGGATGAACCAGAAGAAGAG AGTAAACCTCCCCCGCCACCTCCAACAGGATTTCCTAAAGTTCCTCAGGCTGTTCCAGCTGGACCTGGAGGCCCAGCCGGCGCCCCTGTCAACATGTTCTCCAGAAGAGCAG CCGGAAGCAGAGCCCGTTATGTTGATGTCCTGAACCCAGGTGGAACCAAGTCAAGTGGTGCTGTTCCTGCGCCATCAGACCTCTTTGCCCCCTTGGCGCCAATGCCGATTCCTGCAAATGTGTTTGTTCCAAACTCAG TTCCGGGAGAAGCACAGCCAATGGAAGGCAGTGGAGCGCCAGAACACACACCAGCTGCAAATCAGACCAACGCAGATCCTGCTGAACCAGAG tatttAAACTCTGCAGTCCTTCCTCCTGGGTCTGGACTTCCCGTCTCGAACCCTGATGGCTCCCAGTCAGGCGAG CTTTCGCGCTCTAGTTCAATGAGTTCATTATCACGTGAAGTAAGCCAGCATTTTAATCAG GCTGCCGCCGCACCGCCCTCGGGGGGACCTGCAGCAGGAACGGTACCGTTCTACAACCCCTCTCAATTTGCACAA TCTCCTGCAGTCACTGGAAGTTCAAGGCTGGGAAGAATTGGCCAGAGGAAGTATCCGACCTTGAAGTAG